The following are encoded in a window of Mycobacterium vicinigordonae genomic DNA:
- a CDS encoding TetR/AcrR family transcriptional regulator — protein MAAPRPGSLADAKRQAAVDHILAAARRLVLGKGLDVTMDDLAEVSGASRRTLFRHFTSRDKLIAAAFDAGIVDYRHQLPRFEGDLTNWLRETCDSAHRMNATIGPGFFELASRQDLSPELAAAETKRLNEFRGAMTDICVTLWRAGGHQSDPPASLYTTVCAHLSPHFTAALMIDAGQTWAAAAELAYLAIESAMHRAIDS, from the coding sequence ATGGCCGCCCCCCGCCCCGGATCACTGGCCGACGCCAAGCGGCAGGCGGCAGTTGACCACATCCTGGCTGCCGCGCGACGCCTCGTCCTCGGCAAAGGTCTGGACGTCACCATGGACGACCTGGCCGAAGTGAGCGGGGCCAGCCGTCGCACCCTGTTTCGGCACTTCACCAGCCGCGACAAGCTAATCGCGGCGGCCTTCGACGCCGGCATCGTCGACTACCGACACCAGCTGCCGCGCTTCGAAGGCGACCTGACCAACTGGCTGCGCGAGACTTGCGACAGCGCCCACCGGATGAACGCGACGATCGGCCCCGGCTTCTTCGAGCTAGCGTCGCGCCAGGACCTCTCCCCAGAGCTGGCCGCTGCAGAAACCAAGCGCCTCAACGAGTTTCGGGGAGCGATGACCGATATCTGCGTCACGTTGTGGCGCGCCGGCGGCCACCAAAGCGATCCACCGGCATCGTTGTACACGACTGTCTGCGCCCATCTGAGTCCGCACTTCACCGCAGCGCTGATGATCGATGCGGGGCAAACTTGGGCTGCGGCAGCCGAGTTGGCCTACCTTGCCATCGAGTCTGCGATGCACCGCGCGATTGATTCATGA
- the gatB gene encoding Asp-tRNA(Asn)/Glu-tRNA(Gln) amidotransferase subunit GatB — protein sequence MTVAGADLLDYDEVIERFDPVLGLEVHVELSTATKMFCGCATAFGAEPNTQVCPVCLGLPGSLPVLNRTAVESAIRIGLALNCEIVPWCRFARKNYFYPDMPKNYQISQYDEPIAINGYLDAPLEDGTTWRVDIERAHMEEDTGKLTHIGSETGRIHGATTSLIDYNRAGVPLIEIVTKPIVGAGNRAPQIARAYVTALRDLLRSLDVSDVRMDQGSMRCDSNVSLMAKGAAEFGTRTETKNVNSLKSVEVAVRYEMQRQAAVLLAGGQIVQETRHFHEAGYTSPGRAKETAQDYRYFPEPDLEPVAPSRELVEQLRQTIPELPWLSRKRIQDEWGVSDEVMRDLVNAGAVELVAATVKHGAASREARSWWGNYLVQKANEAGVGLDELAITPAQVAAVIALVDEGKLSNKLAREVVEGVLAGEGEPVQVMSARGLELVRDDSVTQAAVDEALAANPDVAEKIRGGKVAAAGAIVGAVMKATRGQADAARVRELVLAACGQG from the coding sequence ATGACCGTTGCTGGGGCTGACCTGCTGGATTATGACGAGGTCATCGAACGTTTCGACCCGGTGCTCGGGCTCGAGGTACACGTCGAGCTGTCCACCGCCACCAAGATGTTCTGTGGCTGCGCCACGGCATTCGGCGCCGAGCCCAACACCCAGGTATGTCCGGTGTGCCTGGGCCTGCCGGGTTCGCTGCCAGTGCTCAACCGAACCGCGGTGGAGTCCGCGATCCGGATCGGGCTAGCGCTGAACTGCGAGATCGTGCCGTGGTGCCGGTTCGCCCGGAAGAATTACTTTTACCCGGACATGCCGAAGAACTACCAGATTTCGCAGTACGACGAGCCGATCGCGATCAACGGTTACCTCGACGCCCCGCTCGAAGACGGCACCACCTGGCGGGTTGACATCGAGCGTGCACACATGGAGGAAGACACCGGCAAGCTCACCCATATCGGCAGCGAGACCGGCCGCATCCATGGCGCCACCACCTCATTGATCGACTACAACCGCGCCGGAGTGCCGTTGATCGAGATCGTCACCAAACCCATCGTGGGGGCCGGGAATAGAGCGCCGCAGATTGCGCGTGCCTATGTGACGGCATTGCGAGACCTGTTGCGCTCGCTGGACGTATCCGATGTCCGGATGGATCAGGGCTCGATGCGTTGCGACTCCAATGTTTCGCTGATGGCGAAGGGGGCGGCCGAGTTCGGCACTCGCACCGAGACGAAGAACGTCAACTCGCTCAAGAGCGTCGAGGTGGCCGTGCGCTACGAGATGCAACGCCAGGCAGCCGTATTGCTGGCCGGCGGCCAAATCGTCCAAGAAACCAGGCACTTTCACGAGGCCGGTTACACAAGCCCCGGCCGCGCCAAGGAGACCGCGCAGGACTATCGGTACTTCCCCGAGCCCGACCTAGAACCCGTCGCGCCCAGCCGTGAGCTGGTGGAGCAACTGCGCCAAACGATTCCGGAGCTACCGTGGTTGAGCCGCAAGCGGATTCAGGACGAGTGGGGCGTCTCCGACGAGGTGATGCGCGACCTGGTCAACGCCGGGGCGGTGGAACTGGTGGCCGCGACCGTCAAGCACGGGGCCGCCAGCAGGGAGGCGCGGTCCTGGTGGGGGAACTACCTGGTGCAGAAAGCCAATGAGGCCGGCGTCGGGCTGGACGAACTGGCCATCACGCCGGCTCAGGTTGCCGCGGTGATCGCGCTGGTCGACGAAGGCAAGTTGTCCAACAAGCTGGCCCGCGAAGTGGTGGAAGGGGTGCTGGCCGGGGAAGGGGAACCCGTGCAGGTGATGTCGGCACGGGGTCTGGAACTGGTGCGCGACGACTCAGTGACCCAGGCCGCGGTCGACGAGGCGCTGGCCGCCAATCCTGATGTGGCGGAGAAGATCCGCGGCGGCAAGGTGGCTGCGGCGGGCGCGATCGTGGGTGCGGTGATGAAGGCCACCCGCGGCCAGGCCGACGCGGCTCGGGTGCGAGAACTGGTGCTGGCGGCCTGCGGGCAAGGGTAA
- a CDS encoding AAA family ATPase, whose translation MLDQWPMVGRDQQIGDIMRSIADQAVRGVALAGKAGVGKSRLAREAVREAIATGWSVRSIAATATSRSIPLGAFAQWAGDAESAPVALARMVVERLTEGTQPDRLLVFIDDAHLLDDLSALVLHQLVHSRAAAVIVTIRTGEASPAAVTALWKDGLLRRHELEPFTRNEIDALLVATLGAVPDRPCAERLWHLTEGNVLFLRQLVEQECRAGRMTVLDGDVRWLGNTAISGSLAEVVDAQIGAIPADVCDVVDLVAISEPADWDCLRLITEQAAIEDAEQRELIRTVQGEIYVGHPLYAEVRLNRCGPSRLRRLRGQMATAMKDGGGAAKVVKPGLLWLESDLPPEPEVLLAVATAASSLLDFETAERLFTAAAATGIGAQARIPLAYSLFMREKGELALEVLDGVEVDAATESAFINDVIMRASNLLWGMRSPERSWRQIDEGLKTARRTRRQQLLVFRANQFALAARPREVLETMADVDYRDIDQYGAAMAYGAESMAYGELGQPDQAAARVMEGDLALRLSEQGKFLRQPLAEFHTFALAAAGRIGEAIEVAERHFRAQREEPADVRAVAAEIFGMVMLASGDLDAALRYLPESQGGTGGRSTGVASQGGTGGQGGTGGDGGTGLVTGGIGGDGGTGGTGGAGSYGAGGLGSYGGGGNAGSGPSGVSGGAGGSGGSQGSGGGGGGGVSTTVTGGSPQAVAVGPNGNVYIADTTGKAGGHTVDVYDPTQGAIVDIIQVGNGPTWIAINPATGNVYVTNLNSGTLSVIDSGDNVIATVPIGPIFGSSFPYGAAVSSANGDVYVASHITNPTTISVINPATNTITATVGVGAGASPIGLAVSPTSPHAGFIYVANSAADTVSVINPATNAVVATVPVGDTPVSVAISGTGPWAGDVFVTNQVSGTVSVIDSATNTVIATVPVGSLPEGVAVSAAGPSAGEVFVTGRNGTLTILS comes from the coding sequence ATGCTCGATCAGTGGCCCATGGTCGGCCGAGATCAACAGATCGGCGACATAATGCGCTCGATCGCCGACCAGGCCGTGCGAGGTGTGGCGCTGGCGGGAAAGGCCGGGGTCGGGAAGTCTCGGTTGGCTCGTGAGGCGGTGCGCGAGGCGATCGCCACTGGGTGGAGCGTTCGGAGCATTGCTGCTACGGCGACGAGCCGCTCGATCCCGCTCGGTGCCTTCGCGCAGTGGGCCGGCGACGCGGAGAGCGCGCCGGTTGCGTTGGCGCGCATGGTCGTTGAGAGGTTGACCGAGGGCACCCAACCGGACCGCCTACTGGTCTTCATCGACGATGCGCATCTGCTGGATGATTTGTCCGCTCTGGTCCTGCACCAACTTGTGCACTCGCGTGCTGCCGCGGTGATCGTCACGATCCGTACTGGCGAGGCATCCCCGGCCGCGGTGACGGCGCTTTGGAAGGACGGCCTACTGCGCCGACATGAACTAGAACCGTTCACCCGCAACGAGATTGACGCCCTATTGGTGGCGACGCTAGGGGCGGTTCCGGATCGGCCGTGCGCGGAGAGGCTGTGGCATCTCACCGAGGGAAACGTGCTCTTCTTGCGTCAGCTCGTCGAACAGGAGTGCCGAGCGGGACGGATGACAGTCCTCGATGGCGACGTTCGTTGGCTCGGCAACACTGCCATCTCCGGATCCCTCGCCGAAGTAGTGGACGCGCAGATCGGCGCAATCCCCGCCGACGTTTGCGACGTGGTGGATCTGGTGGCCATCTCCGAACCCGCCGACTGGGACTGCCTGCGGCTGATTACCGAGCAGGCCGCCATCGAAGACGCCGAGCAGCGTGAACTGATCCGCACGGTGCAAGGCGAGATCTACGTCGGTCACCCGCTGTACGCCGAGGTCCGGCTGAATCGGTGCGGCCCCTCGCGGCTGCGCCGTCTGCGTGGGCAGATGGCCACCGCGATGAAGGACGGCGGAGGTGCCGCAAAGGTGGTCAAGCCGGGACTGCTGTGGTTGGAATCCGACCTGCCACCCGAGCCGGAGGTGCTGCTGGCGGTGGCCACCGCCGCGAGTTCCCTGCTGGACTTCGAGACGGCGGAGCGGCTCTTCACCGCTGCCGCCGCAACCGGAATCGGTGCGCAGGCCCGAATCCCCCTCGCCTATTCGCTGTTCATGAGGGAAAAAGGTGAGCTTGCGTTGGAGGTGCTCGACGGCGTGGAAGTCGACGCCGCGACGGAATCCGCCTTCATCAACGACGTAATAATGCGTGCATCCAACCTGCTGTGGGGAATGCGCTCACCGGAGCGGTCTTGGCGGCAGATCGACGAGGGGCTCAAGACCGCCCGCAGAACGCGACGCCAACAGTTGCTGGTGTTCCGGGCCAATCAGTTCGCGCTGGCGGCCAGGCCGCGTGAGGTTCTAGAGACCATGGCCGATGTCGATTACCGGGATATCGATCAGTACGGCGCGGCGATGGCGTACGGCGCCGAGAGCATGGCCTACGGCGAACTTGGTCAACCCGATCAAGCCGCGGCGAGGGTAATGGAGGGTGATCTGGCGCTTCGGCTGAGCGAGCAGGGCAAATTCCTCCGCCAGCCGTTGGCCGAATTCCACACGTTCGCTCTGGCGGCGGCGGGACGCATCGGCGAAGCAATCGAGGTGGCCGAACGGCACTTCCGTGCCCAACGTGAGGAACCGGCAGACGTACGAGCGGTGGCCGCGGAGATTTTCGGCATGGTGATGCTGGCTAGCGGTGACCTTGACGCAGCCCTGCGTTACCTGCCCGAGAGTCAAGGTGGCACCGGTGGTCGGAGCACCGGCGTCGCCAGCCAAGGCGGCACCGGCGGTCAAGGTGGCACCGGCGGCGACGGCGGCACCGGTCTGGTCACCGGCGGCATTGGCGGCGATGGCGGAACCGGCGGGACGGGCGGAGCGGGCTCCTACGGAGCTGGCGGTTTGGGCAGCTACGGCGGCGGGGGGAATGCTGGCAGCGGACCCTCCGGTGTCTCCGGAGGCGCCGGCGGGTCCGGCGGCTCGCAGGGTTCCGGCGGCGGCGGTGGGGGCGGCGTAAGCACCACCGTCACCGGGGGCAGCCCGCAAGCGGTGGCGGTCGGACCCAACGGCAACGTCTATATTGCTGACACCACCGGCAAGGCTGGGGGCCACACGGTTGACGTGTACGACCCCACTCAAGGCGCGATCGTCGACATCATCCAGGTTGGAAACGGCCCGACGTGGATAGCAATCAACCCGGCGACAGGCAACGTCTACGTCACCAACCTGAACTCCGGAACGCTATCCGTAATCGACTCCGGCGACAACGTCATCGCTACCGTCCCCATCGGCCCGATCTTCGGGTCCTCTTTCCCATACGGGGCGGCAGTCAGTTCGGCCAATGGCGACGTCTACGTCGCCAGCCACATCACCAACCCCACCACGATTTCGGTGATCAACCCCGCCACCAACACCATCACCGCCACCGTCGGCGTGGGGGCCGGAGCCTCGCCGATCGGGCTAGCCGTCAGCCCCACCAGCCCTCACGCCGGCTTCATCTACGTCGCTAACTCGGCCGCCGACACGGTGTCGGTGATCAACCCGGCGACCAACGCCGTCGTTGCCACCGTCCCGGTCGGCGACACCCCGGTGAGTGTGGCGATCAGCGGGACGGGCCCCTGGGCGGGCGACGTCTTCGTCACCAATCAGGTCAGCGGCACGGTGTCGGTGATCGACTCCGCAACCAACACCGTGATCGCCACCGTCCCGGTCGGCAGCCTTCCGGAGGGGGTGGCGGTCAGCGCCGCCGGCCCTTCCGCGGGCGAAGTCTTCGTCACCGGCCGCAATGGCACACTGACGATCCTCAGTTGA
- a CDS encoding flavin reductase family protein — MGGVTHDGLDRLTEQMDTAILVVTTQADGQRSGCVVGFATQASINPPRLLVCLSRTNHTFGVAARSDHLAVHLLAHRDMALAELFGGETDDEIDKFDRCTWHRGPQQMPILTNAIGWLVGRTVERVEFGDHVGYLLAPVDAWFADRDDDPLRFSDVMDIDPGHDP; from the coding sequence ATGGGTGGCGTGACACACGACGGATTGGACCGGCTGACCGAGCAGATGGACACCGCGATCCTGGTGGTGACGACCCAGGCGGATGGCCAACGATCTGGTTGCGTCGTCGGCTTCGCGACCCAGGCCAGCATCAACCCACCGCGACTATTGGTGTGCCTGTCACGCACCAATCACACCTTCGGCGTCGCCGCCCGATCCGACCACCTCGCGGTGCACCTTCTGGCCCACCGCGACATGGCGCTGGCTGAACTTTTCGGTGGCGAAACCGACGATGAGATCGACAAATTCGACCGCTGCACATGGCATCGGGGTCCGCAACAGATGCCGATTCTCACCAACGCGATCGGCTGGCTAGTGGGCAGGACAGTCGAGCGCGTCGAGTTCGGTGACCACGTCGGCTATTTGCTGGCGCCCGTCGACGCCTGGTTTGCCGACAGGGACGACGATCCGCTGCGCTTCTCCGACGTCATGGACATCGATCCCGGCCACGATCCGTAG
- a CDS encoding PQQ-dependent sugar dehydrogenase, whose protein sequence is MRIRRSVRCALAALCAAVLVSSGCARFNDAQSQPFTTVPELKPQPSSTPPPPPPLPPTPFPKACPAPGVMQGCLESTSGLIMGVDSKTALVAERTTGAVKEISVSAEPKVKMVIPVDPSGDGGLMDIVLSPTFSQDRLMYAYVSTPTDNRVIRIAEGDVPKDILTGIPKGATGNTGALIFTSPTTLVVMTGDAGNPALAADPNSLAGKVLRIEQPTTLGQAPPTTALSGIGSGGGLCIDPVDGSLYVADRTPSADRLQRITKKSEVSTVWTWPDKPGVAGCAAMDGTVLVNLINTKLTVAVRLAAKTGAVTGEPDVVRKDSHAHAWALRMSPDGNVWGATVNRTAGDAEKLDDVVFPLFPQGGGFPRNNDDKT, encoded by the coding sequence ATGCGGATACGGCGGTCGGTTCGATGCGCGCTCGCTGCGCTGTGCGCGGCGGTGCTGGTGTCGAGCGGCTGCGCACGCTTCAACGACGCCCAGTCACAACCGTTCACGACCGTCCCGGAACTCAAGCCCCAGCCCAGCTCGACACCTCCTCCGCCGCCGCCGTTGCCGCCCACGCCGTTCCCCAAGGCCTGCCCGGCGCCGGGGGTGATGCAGGGCTGCCTAGAGAGCACCAGCGGCTTGATCATGGGCGTCGACAGCAAGACCGCGCTGGTCGCCGAGCGCACCACCGGCGCGGTCAAGGAGATCTCGGTCAGTGCCGAGCCCAAGGTGAAGATGGTCATCCCGGTCGATCCGTCTGGAGACGGCGGCCTGATGGACATCGTGCTGTCGCCCACCTTCTCGCAGGACCGCTTGATGTACGCCTACGTCAGCACTCCGACTGACAATCGGGTTATCCGCATCGCCGAGGGCGACGTTCCCAAGGACATCCTGACCGGGATCCCCAAGGGCGCGACGGGCAACACCGGAGCGCTGATCTTCACCAGCCCCACGACTCTGGTGGTGATGACCGGCGATGCCGGCAATCCGGCGCTGGCTGCTGACCCCAATTCGTTGGCGGGCAAGGTTTTACGCATCGAGCAGCCAACCACACTGGGTCAGGCCCCGCCGACGACGGCGTTGTCGGGCATCGGCTCAGGTGGCGGCCTGTGCATCGATCCTGTCGACGGCTCGCTCTACGTCGCCGATCGCACGCCCAGCGCCGACCGGTTGCAGCGCATCACGAAGAAGTCCGAGGTGTCCACAGTGTGGACCTGGCCGGACAAGCCTGGGGTTGCCGGCTGCGCGGCCATGGACGGGACGGTGCTGGTCAACCTGATCAACACCAAGCTGACCGTGGCGGTCCGGCTCGCAGCGAAGACGGGCGCGGTGACCGGCGAGCCCGACGTCGTCCGCAAGGACAGCCACGCCCACGCCTGGGCACTGCGGATGTCGCCGGATGGCAACGTCTGGGGTGCCACGGTGAATCGAACCGCCGGCGACGCCGAGAAGCTCGACGACGTGGTGTTCCCGTTGTTCCCGCAGGGTGGCGGCTTCCCACGCAATAACGACGACAAGACCTGA
- a CDS encoding NAD(P)/FAD-dependent oxidoreductase gives MPFRKAAMTPLPDPARHLVTTPITDDDAAIVAALTQVSVPALIASAVQLTGDVSLLRGPIRPRQFVVNEFQGCLDAADKDQLRRDAIKVICTWRDAGCPPPEPPDTATIREIMDWIACTPVPDDYAALYTEELDLSAANPRAIILDPNIAVPENFSVLVIGCGESGLLAGIRLKEAGIAFEVIDKNDDVGGTWLENTYPGCRVDVASHYYSYSFERNDQFSDYYTRQPELHSYFRKLMEEHGIGEHVRWRHEVIRAEWNDAEARWTVTMRAADGTELTRSANAVISSVGILNRPAIPALPNLDHFAGPVFHSARWNHSVDLTGKRVALIGAGASGFQIGPAIVDEVQQLVVFQRTPQWMAPNPRYHSKVTAGERWAMEHLPGYSRWYRFMLMWQSSDQLLELVRADPDWPDFPRTANKASAARREVFTKWIESQLGQHPELIDAVTPAYPPMAKRMLQDNGSWLRCLTRPHVELVRDPIHEIDATSVYTGNGCYEVDVIVLATGFRANEVLWPMQIVGRDGLALHDLWNGKPVAYNGVSIPGFPNFFIMMGPGTGLAHAGSVMLMSELQMRYIGEALRTVIEGGHTSIEPTAIAYEHYAEALQAEMATLMWGHPCIENSWYKAADGNVYVLLPWRIVDYWKMTRTIAAQDHRLR, from the coding sequence GTGCCATTCCGAAAGGCTGCCATGACGCCACTCCCCGACCCCGCGCGACATCTGGTCACCACACCGATCACCGACGACGATGCAGCGATCGTCGCGGCACTGACTCAAGTCTCGGTGCCGGCGCTGATCGCTTCCGCCGTCCAGCTGACTGGTGATGTCTCGTTGTTGCGCGGACCGATCCGGCCGCGACAGTTCGTCGTCAACGAGTTCCAGGGCTGCCTCGACGCGGCCGACAAAGACCAATTGCGCCGCGACGCAATCAAAGTTATCTGTACGTGGCGCGATGCGGGTTGCCCCCCGCCGGAACCACCCGACACCGCGACCATCCGCGAGATCATGGACTGGATTGCCTGCACCCCGGTGCCCGACGACTACGCGGCCCTGTACACCGAGGAGCTGGACTTGTCCGCCGCCAATCCGCGCGCCATCATCCTGGATCCGAATATTGCGGTACCGGAGAACTTTTCGGTACTGGTGATCGGATGCGGCGAATCCGGATTGCTGGCTGGCATCCGCCTGAAAGAGGCCGGGATCGCGTTCGAGGTCATCGACAAGAACGACGACGTGGGCGGCACCTGGCTGGAGAACACCTACCCGGGGTGCCGGGTCGACGTCGCCAGCCACTACTACTCGTATTCGTTCGAGCGTAATGACCAGTTCAGCGACTACTACACCCGCCAACCCGAATTGCACTCCTACTTCCGAAAACTCATGGAAGAACACGGTATCGGCGAACATGTGCGGTGGCGCCACGAGGTGATCAGAGCCGAATGGAACGACGCCGAAGCCCGGTGGACCGTGACAATGCGCGCCGCCGACGGCACCGAATTGACGCGGTCGGCCAATGCCGTGATCTCCAGTGTCGGTATCCTCAACCGTCCGGCCATCCCGGCGCTGCCGAACCTGGATCACTTCGCCGGGCCGGTGTTCCATTCCGCCCGTTGGAATCACAGCGTCGACCTCACCGGCAAGCGGGTCGCACTGATTGGCGCCGGCGCCAGCGGCTTTCAGATCGGCCCCGCCATCGTCGACGAAGTGCAACAACTCGTGGTCTTCCAGCGCACCCCGCAGTGGATGGCACCCAACCCTCGCTATCACAGCAAGGTCACCGCCGGCGAGCGGTGGGCGATGGAGCATCTACCCGGATACTCCCGCTGGTACCGGTTCATGCTGATGTGGCAGTCCAGCGATCAATTACTCGAGCTGGTGCGCGCCGACCCCGACTGGCCCGACTTTCCACGCACCGCAAACAAAGCCAGTGCGGCGCGCCGCGAGGTGTTCACCAAGTGGATCGAGAGCCAACTAGGCCAGCATCCCGAACTGATCGACGCCGTCACCCCCGCTTACCCGCCGATGGCCAAGCGGATGCTGCAGGACAACGGCAGTTGGCTGCGCTGTCTGACCCGCCCGCACGTCGAGCTCGTGCGTGACCCGATCCACGAGATCGACGCCACGTCGGTCTACACGGGCAATGGCTGTTACGAAGTCGATGTGATTGTGCTAGCCACCGGCTTTCGGGCCAACGAGGTGCTGTGGCCGATGCAGATCGTCGGCCGCGACGGGCTCGCGCTACACGACCTATGGAACGGGAAACCGGTCGCCTACAACGGTGTTTCCATTCCCGGCTTTCCTAATTTCTTCATCATGATGGGCCCGGGTACCGGGCTGGCCCACGCCGGCAGCGTCATGTTGATGTCCGAACTGCAAATGCGCTACATCGGCGAGGCACTGCGCACCGTGATTGAGGGCGGGCATACCAGTATCGAGCCAACGGCCATCGCCTACGAACACTACGCCGAAGCGTTGCAGGCTGAGATGGCCACGTTGATGTGGGGGCATCCCTGTATCGAGAACTCGTGGTACAAGGCCGCCGACGGCAACGTCTACGTGCTGCTGCCCTGGCGGATCGTCGACTACTGGAAGATGACCAGAACCATTGCCGCCCAAGATCATCGGCTGCGCTGA
- a CDS encoding flavin reductase family protein, with amino-acid sequence MSMLDSPVFLVTTQADGQASGCVVAFATQTSVQPPSFMIGLPSHSPTHQVACRSDFLAVHVLARHKQVLAELFARQVDGTDTFAHCSWRGGPAGMPILDDAAAWFVARILSRSEVGDHVAYLLDPVAAWAPESAEELLYLSDLDEDDLEPGQEAPQRLYDGKRADGTGRYGMRFTLDVP; translated from the coding sequence ATGTCGATGCTGGACTCCCCGGTGTTCCTGGTGACCACCCAGGCCGACGGTCAGGCGTCGGGCTGCGTGGTCGCCTTCGCCACCCAGACCAGCGTCCAGCCGCCCAGCTTCATGATTGGTCTGCCGTCGCACAGCCCCACCCATCAGGTGGCGTGTCGCTCCGATTTCCTGGCGGTGCACGTGCTGGCACGGCACAAGCAGGTGCTGGCCGAATTGTTCGCACGCCAGGTCGACGGCACCGACACGTTCGCGCACTGCTCCTGGCGCGGCGGACCCGCGGGCATGCCGATCCTCGACGACGCCGCGGCCTGGTTCGTGGCGCGGATATTGAGCCGCAGCGAGGTGGGCGATCACGTCGCCTACCTGCTGGATCCGGTCGCCGCCTGGGCTCCCGAGAGTGCCGAGGAGTTGCTCTATCTGTCCGACCTCGACGAGGACGACCTCGAACCCGGCCAGGAGGCGCCGCAGCGGTTATACGACGGCAAGCGCGCCGACGGGACCGGCCGCTACGGGATGCGCTTCACCCTCGACGTCCCCTGA